A portion of the Glycine max cultivar Williams 82 chromosome 10, Glycine_max_v4.0, whole genome shotgun sequence genome contains these proteins:
- the LOC100787193 gene encoding dof zinc finger protein DOF3.5, giving the protein MESGWKPEVEISPNCPRCGSSNTKFCYYNNYSLTQPRYFCKGCRRYWTKGGSLRNVPVGGGCRKNRRGNKTLLRQSIDGFTFKNSLPPCGNVTDHNNNPIGHSYDPRIRTSSASSSSSVVSDGPHIDLALVYANFLNQKPNSEARVESTNPDQVQTVFDPSLENNSRLSNTVVVGPNTLPEELGLTGCLNLPEQQPQTHSSEANNNHNQMCYGEFNTMQTLHQKDGIDQQCSNHGGGAMNFELPPLPGEEEVSHDHHMMWSNSEMMINHHHAFQVTQPPLLGPDVHDADLLIGNWSSFDLPRDASFSRP; this is encoded by the coding sequence ATGGAGAGTGGGTGGAAGCCTGAGGTTGAGATATCACCAAATTGCCCTAGGTGTGGTTCTTCCAACACCAAGTTCTGCTACTACAACAACTACAGCTTAACTCAACCAAGGTACTTTTGCAAGGGGTGCAGAAGGTACTGGACCAAAGGAGGGTCTCTCCGAAATGTGCCTGTTGGAGGTGGCTGCAGGAAGAACAGAAGAGGTAACAAGACCCTATTGAGACAATCCATTGATGGTTTCACTTTCAAAAATTCACTACCACCTTGTGGCAATGTCACAGATCATAATAATAACCCTATTGGGCATTCTTATGATCCTAGAATAAGAACTTCTTCAGCTTCTAGCTCCTCTTCAGTGGTGAGTGATGGACCTCATATTGATCTTGCTCTAGTTTATGCAAATTTCCTCAACCAAAAGCCCAATTCTGAAGCTAGGGTTGAGAGTACTAATCCAGATCAAGTGCAAACAGTTTTTGATCCTTCTCTAGAAAACAATTCAAGGCTATCAAACACAGTTGTTGTTGGACCAAATACTTTGCCTGAAGAACTTGGTCTCACTGGGTGTTTGAATCTTCCTGAACAACAACCACAAACACATTCTAGTGAGGCTAATAATAATCATAACCAAATGTGCTATGGTGAGTTCAACACTATGCAGACACTTCATCAAAAAGATGGAATTGATCAGCAATGTAGTAATCATGGTGGTGGTGCTATGAATTTTGAGCTGCCACCATTGCCTGGTGAAGAGGAAGTCTCACACGATCATCACATGATGTGGTCAAATTCTGAGATGATGATAAATCATCATCATGCATTTCAAGTCACACAACCTCCACTTCTTGGACCTGATGTTCATGATGCAGACTTGTTAATAGGCAATTGGAGCTCCTTTGATTTGCCAAGAGATGCTTCTTTTTCCAGGCCttga